A stretch of Sulfurimonas autotrophica DSM 16294 DNA encodes these proteins:
- the groES gene encoding co-chaperone GroES: protein MNFTPLGKRVLVKRVEETNTTSSGIIIPDNAKEKPSRGEVVAVSSEVNELKNGDEIIFGKYSGNEATLDGELYIVLDVDDVFGIIG, encoded by the coding sequence ATGAATTTTACACCTTTAGGAAAAAGAGTATTGGTTAAGCGTGTTGAAGAGACTAATACTACGAGTTCAGGTATTATTATCCCGGATAATGCGAAAGAGAAACCTTCTCGCGGAGAAGTTGTAGCGGTAAGTTCAGAAGTAAATGAACTAAAAAATGGAGATGAAATTATTTTTGGTAAATACTCCGGAAATGAAGCTACACTCGATGGCGAGCTGTATATAGTGTTAGATGTTGATGATGTTTTCGGAATCATTGGTTAA
- a CDS encoding SixA phosphatase family protein — protein MKTLYIIRHAKSSWKDLNLDDFERPLNKRGKNDAPQMSKRLKQQGIYPDIILSSPAKRAKQTAKAIAKEISYDEKIRYIEDIYEASPNTLENILHSLDDKYETVFLIGHNPGLNMLVEKYVDFEENIPTGGVVSIKFDTKEWKNISRKYAELLWFDYPKKSNKIS, from the coding sequence ATGAAAACACTTTACATAATCAGACATGCAAAATCAAGCTGGAAAGATTTGAATTTAGACGATTTTGAAAGACCTTTAAATAAACGAGGTAAAAATGATGCTCCCCAAATGAGTAAACGCCTGAAACAACAAGGCATTTATCCTGATATTATACTCTCCAGTCCTGCAAAAAGAGCAAAACAGACAGCTAAAGCAATAGCTAAAGAGATTAGCTATGATGAAAAGATTAGATATATAGAAGATATATATGAAGCATCGCCGAATACTTTAGAAAATATTTTACACTCACTAGATGATAAATATGAAACAGTTTTTTTGATAGGGCACAATCCCGGACTGAATATGCTTGTTGAGAAGTATGTTGACTTTGAAGAAAACATACCTACAGGCGGTGTTGTTAGTATAAAATTTGATACAAAAGAGTGGAAAAATATTAGTCGTAAATATGCTGAGTTGCTATGGTTTGATTATCCTAAGAAGTCTAATAAAATATCATAA
- a CDS encoding DUF2905 domain-containing protein: MLSCYGLIILRSLIKYHKIIKKGQKLYKLFFSIGFLFIVLGILAYLFNGHLFRLPGDIVVEKENFSFYFPITSMILISVVLSILFSLYSKFFH, encoded by the coding sequence ATGCTGAGTTGCTATGGTTTGATTATCCTAAGAAGTCTAATAAAATATCATAAAATTATAAAAAAAGGCCAAAAATTGTACAAACTCTTTTTTTCTATCGGATTTTTATTTATTGTTTTAGGAATCTTGGCTTATCTATTTAATGGACATCTCTTCAGGTTACCTGGTGACATAGTTGTTGAAAAAGAGAATTTCAGTTTTTATTTTCCAATAACAAGTATGATATTGATAAGTGTAGTTTTAAGTATCCTGTTTTCACTCTACTCTAAATTTTTTCATTAA
- a CDS encoding Na/Pi cotransporter family protein, whose amino-acid sequence MEHYQIWIEAFSGLGLFLFGMLYLEEQIKFSAGHAFKQIVQNATKTHFKSLLTGIFSTALFQSSSIVTLMALSLVGAQLMSLESSIAIILGSNIGTTVTAWIVAIVGFSMNIKLLSYAVIGIGGLGQVLSSDASKWKNYFGILVGFGLIFLGLEGMKESFGDVAQNFDISVYAFSTPYWYALIGLTLTAVIQSSSASIAIAQSALFTHVIGFEAAAAFVVGANIGTTITALLGAIGGIPDKKRVAFAHLLFNLSTGIVSLLFLYQLITLVNIAFSHVNGVIKIAIFHTLFNVLGVLIWYPFIAFLTAFTQKYFHKTQDKVTKFICNVSTEVPEIAIEALKKEIKNLSKKVEEFALLAINVPPPKVLDENMAIDKILDKYTSNFNVEYEKVYEKIRLLEGETYRYASELSTVNNDEEYNKDLNKLTEEVNHLATAAKVIKDMLYDLDYFYNSNTKEEQEFYKNIRYQILKNIQAFNKAMQGDENSIKEMDEIYKRISDAYKKSTLIIKDIAKDHSIKSDVTTMAINDMHSIKSFSKAMYNILKLKINVNGDGLNEKI is encoded by the coding sequence ATGGAGCATTATCAGATTTGGATTGAAGCATTTTCCGGTTTAGGGCTTTTCCTCTTTGGGATGCTCTACCTTGAAGAGCAGATAAAGTTTTCTGCAGGGCATGCATTCAAACAAATCGTTCAAAATGCAACAAAAACACATTTTAAAAGTCTTTTAACCGGTATTTTCTCTACTGCACTTTTTCAAAGTTCTTCCATTGTGACACTTATGGCCCTCTCTCTTGTCGGAGCACAACTCATGAGCTTAGAAAGCAGTATAGCCATTATACTTGGCAGTAATATCGGTACAACAGTCACGGCTTGGATTGTTGCTATTGTCGGCTTTAGTATGAACATTAAACTCCTCTCATATGCTGTTATAGGCATAGGAGGGTTAGGACAGGTTTTAAGTTCTGATGCATCAAAATGGAAAAATTATTTTGGTATTTTAGTCGGTTTTGGTCTTATATTTTTAGGACTTGAAGGCATGAAAGAGAGTTTTGGCGATGTAGCCCAAAACTTTGATATATCAGTATATGCGTTTTCCACTCCCTACTGGTATGCTTTAATAGGGCTGACACTTACTGCTGTAATTCAATCTAGTTCTGCTTCTATTGCCATAGCACAAAGTGCCCTGTTTACACATGTAATCGGTTTTGAAGCGGCAGCTGCTTTTGTTGTTGGAGCCAATATTGGGACAACTATAACTGCTCTTCTTGGTGCCATTGGAGGAATTCCTGACAAAAAAAGAGTAGCCTTTGCCCATTTATTGTTTAATCTCTCAACAGGAATTGTGAGTCTACTCTTCTTATACCAATTAATTACTCTGGTAAACATTGCATTTTCCCACGTAAACGGAGTTATTAAAATTGCAATTTTTCATACACTTTTTAATGTTTTAGGGGTTCTAATATGGTACCCGTTTATTGCATTTTTAACTGCTTTTACACAAAAATATTTTCATAAAACACAAGACAAGGTGACAAAATTTATATGTAATGTATCTACAGAGGTACCCGAAATTGCAATAGAAGCACTAAAAAAAGAGATAAAAAACCTCTCAAAAAAAGTTGAAGAATTTGCACTGCTTGCTATAAATGTACCGCCGCCAAAAGTTCTTGATGAGAATATGGCAATAGATAAAATTTTAGATAAATACACCAGTAATTTTAATGTTGAATATGAAAAGGTATATGAAAAAATACGTCTTTTAGAAGGTGAAACATATCGTTATGCTTCTGAACTTTCAACTGTGAATAATGATGAAGAATACAATAAGGATTTAAACAAGCTAACTGAAGAGGTAAATCACCTCGCCACCGCTGCTAAAGTCATAAAAGATATGCTGTATGATTTGGACTATTTTTATAATTCCAACACAAAAGAAGAGCAGGAATTTTATAAAAATATACGCTACCAGATACTTAAAAATATACAAGCTTTCAACAAAGCAATGCAAGGTGATGAAAACTCAATCAAAGAAATGGATGAAATTTATAAAAGAATTTCAGATGCTTATAAAAAAAGCACACTCATTATAAAAGATATTGCGAAGGACCATAGCATCAAGTCTGACGTAACAACAATGGCAATTAATGATATGCATTCAATCAAAAGTTTTTCAAAAGCAATGTACAATATATTAAAATTAAAAATTAATGTCAATGGAGATGGTCTTAATGAAAAAATTTAG
- a CDS encoding radical SAM protein, translating to MSAKNNIIFGPVNSRRFGMSLGIDLSPSNKQCNFDCLYCELAPSATVDKQTEVVSVDEIINELTKHLHDKIDVITLTANGEPTLYPYLDELIDAINKIKGETKTLILTNSASLVDEKVFASLLKLDEVKLSLDAVSSDIFKKIDRPHPSITVENVVQKVIEFSQTYKGKLFIEILFVHGLNDTKEEIQKLNEVLHKIKCQRVDIGTIDRPPAYPVMGVSYKELHDIALKFDSTLPIHIASRIHAEPNNVYHTKEEILNTLDKRPLTMEDINLLFDEKSKENLNDLLTCNEIAIKKVGNLEFYIPANNLKRKRNNSKER from the coding sequence GTGTCAGCAAAAAATAATATAATTTTCGGCCCTGTAAACTCACGCCGTTTCGGCATGAGTTTAGGCATAGACCTCTCTCCCTCAAATAAACAATGTAATTTTGACTGTCTTTACTGTGAACTCGCTCCAAGTGCGACTGTAGATAAACAAACAGAGGTTGTCTCAGTCGATGAAATCATAAATGAGCTTACAAAACATCTCCATGATAAAATTGATGTGATAACACTCACGGCAAACGGTGAGCCTACACTTTACCCTTACCTTGATGAACTCATTGATGCAATCAATAAAATAAAAGGTGAAACAAAAACGCTGATACTCACAAACAGTGCAAGTTTGGTTGATGAAAAAGTATTTGCTTCACTCTTAAAACTTGATGAAGTGAAACTCTCACTAGATGCCGTAAGCAGTGACATTTTCAAAAAAATAGACAGACCGCATCCCTCTATAACAGTAGAAAATGTTGTACAAAAAGTTATAGAATTCAGCCAGACCTATAAAGGAAAACTTTTTATTGAGATACTTTTTGTACATGGTTTGAATGATACAAAAGAGGAAATACAAAAACTCAACGAAGTGCTACATAAAATAAAATGTCAAAGAGTAGACATCGGCACCATAGACAGACCGCCTGCGTATCCGGTTATGGGGGTAAGCTATAAAGAGTTACATGACATCGCTCTTAAATTTGATTCTACTCTGCCTATACATATAGCTTCAAGAATACATGCCGAACCAAATAATGTATATCATACAAAAGAGGAAATACTCAACACACTTGATAAACGACCTTTAACAATGGAAGATATCAATTTACTTTTCGATGAAAAAAGCAAAGAAAATTTAAATGATTTGCTTACATGTAACGAGATAGCAATCAAAAAAGTCGGAAATTTAGAGTTTTATATACCTGCAAACAATCTAAAAAGAAAGCGTAATAATAGTAAAGAGCGTTAG
- the hemE gene encoding uroporphyrinogen decarboxylase: MPTRKIFVDACFGKETPYTPVWMMRQAGRYLPEYMAVRAKAGNFLNLCHNPEMACEVTLQPVDIVGVDAAILFSDILVIPDEMGMNLSFVKGEGPKFSDPIKNEEDIDRLIGGEEAASKLTYVYDTIKLIKTKLADDKALIGFTGSPWTLATYMIEGQGTKTYNVCKKMMYANPELLHKILAKVTEVVKLYMQKQIESGIDVVQIFDSWAAAIEPNKYDEFSWKYMVEIAEYLKEKYPHIPIIMFPKGIPAFLDNVYGNFDVFGVDWSTPMELAKEKLGDKYVLQGNMEPCRLYSKEATTEAVEDIQNVMQGKRHIFNLGHGILPDVPVENAKHFIQECHRVSKK; the protein is encoded by the coding sequence ATGCCGACTCGTAAAATATTTGTAGATGCATGTTTTGGTAAAGAGACACCGTACACACCCGTATGGATGATGAGACAGGCTGGTCGTTATCTGCCGGAATATATGGCAGTACGCGCGAAAGCCGGAAATTTTTTAAACCTTTGCCATAACCCTGAAATGGCATGTGAAGTTACGCTTCAGCCAGTAGATATTGTCGGTGTTGATGCTGCTATACTTTTTAGCGATATTCTTGTCATACCTGATGAAATGGGAATGAATTTATCATTTGTAAAAGGAGAAGGTCCGAAATTTTCAGACCCGATTAAAAATGAAGAAGATATTGACAGACTTATAGGCGGCGAAGAAGCGGCAAGCAAACTTACATATGTATATGACACAATAAAGCTTATTAAGACAAAGCTTGCTGATGATAAAGCCCTCATAGGTTTTACAGGTTCACCTTGGACACTTGCAACATATATGATAGAAGGACAGGGAACAAAAACATACAATGTATGTAAAAAAATGATGTACGCAAACCCTGAACTCCTGCATAAAATTCTGGCAAAAGTAACAGAAGTTGTAAAACTTTACATGCAAAAGCAGATAGAATCTGGCATAGATGTTGTGCAGATTTTTGACTCATGGGCTGCTGCAATTGAGCCAAACAAATATGATGAATTTTCTTGGAAATATATGGTAGAGATTGCCGAGTATCTAAAAGAGAAATACCCACATATTCCTATCATTATGTTTCCTAAAGGTATTCCTGCATTTTTAGATAACGTGTATGGTAATTTTGATGTTTTCGGTGTCGACTGGTCTACTCCAATGGAGTTAGCAAAAGAAAAACTCGGAGACAAATATGTTCTTCAAGGAAATATGGAACCATGCCGTCTTTATTCTAAAGAAGCGACAACTGAAGCGGTAGAAGATATTCAAAATGTTATGCAGGGTAAACGCCATATATTCAACCTGGGTCATGGAATTCTTCCTGATGTTCCTGTTGAAAATGCAAAGCACTTCATACAAGAGTGCCATCGTGTCAGCAAAAAATAA
- a CDS encoding YqhA family protein, with protein MLERLFENGLWGSRFMVILAVIFGLIGAIALFIVASFDIYDTAKMVLNVYINHEHPQHFHEDVVGGIIGAVDLYLIGVVMLLFAFGLYELFISDIDPAKGNEKENKILAIHSLDQLKDKISKVIVMVLVVSFFQKVGHTEFNGALEMLYLALSITAVSVGLYFLGKVGHNH; from the coding sequence ATGCTTGAAAGACTCTTTGAAAATGGACTTTGGGGTTCAAGATTTATGGTCATTCTGGCCGTTATCTTTGGACTTATCGGGGCTATTGCACTTTTTATAGTCGCTAGTTTTGATATATATGATACAGCTAAGATGGTACTCAATGTTTACATTAACCACGAACATCCACAGCATTTTCATGAAGATGTAGTCGGCGGTATTATCGGAGCGGTAGATTTATATCTTATAGGTGTTGTGATGCTCCTTTTTGCATTTGGTCTGTATGAGCTTTTCATTTCAGACATTGACCCTGCAAAAGGGAATGAAAAAGAGAACAAAATTCTTGCAATTCACTCACTTGACCAGCTCAAAGATAAAATTTCGAAAGTTATTGTTATGGTGTTGGTAGTAAGTTTCTTTCAAAAAGTCGGTCATACCGAATTTAACGGCGCACTAGAGATGCTTTATCTTGCGCTTTCAATCACAGCTGTATCCGTTGGTTTATACTTTTTGGGTAAAGTTGGACATAATCATTAA
- a CDS encoding aspartate-semialdehyde dehydrogenase: MKKYNVAVVGANGAVGEEILRVLEEIDFPLNKLVPLASARSVGLQVHYNDQNFDILELTHDVFEQEEVEIALFSAGGSVSAEFAPSAVAAGAVVIDNTSHFRMDPNVPLVVPEVNPEDIARWRESGIIANPNCSTIQMVQALKPLDEAYDLVRVDVDTYQATSGAGKSAMEELVNQMQAFFAFKLDEAEHKAFNQQIALNVIPQIDVFTDNGYTKEEMKMVNETTKIMHKEVALSATCVRVPTLRGHAESITMTFDSQVEANEARQILSKAPNIVILDNPDEALYPMPATCIDRNETFVGRIRNDLFSNNMLHMFVVADNLRVGAATNAVRIAQKWIEMEEGA, translated from the coding sequence ATGAAAAAATATAATGTAGCAGTCGTCGGTGCAAACGGCGCTGTCGGTGAAGAAATTTTAAGAGTTTTAGAAGAGATAGATTTTCCTCTTAACAAACTGGTTCCGCTTGCAAGTGCGCGAAGCGTAGGGCTCCAAGTGCACTATAATGACCAAAATTTTGACATTTTAGAACTTACACATGATGTTTTTGAGCAAGAAGAGGTAGAAATTGCCCTTTTTAGTGCAGGCGGCAGCGTAAGTGCTGAATTTGCTCCCTCTGCAGTTGCCGCAGGTGCTGTTGTTATTGACAACACTTCTCACTTTAGAATGGATCCAAACGTTCCTCTTGTTGTGCCTGAAGTAAACCCTGAAGATATAGCGCGATGGAGAGAATCAGGAATTATTGCCAATCCTAACTGTTCAACCATACAGATGGTACAGGCACTCAAACCGCTTGATGAAGCTTATGATTTGGTTCGTGTTGATGTTGATACATATCAGGCAACCAGTGGTGCAGGTAAATCTGCTATGGAAGAGCTAGTCAATCAGATGCAGGCATTTTTTGCATTTAAACTTGATGAAGCGGAGCACAAAGCATTTAACCAGCAAATTGCACTCAATGTCATCCCTCAAATTGATGTTTTTACCGATAATGGCTATACAAAAGAAGAGATGAAAATGGTTAATGAAACAACAAAAATCATGCACAAAGAAGTAGCACTCAGTGCTACCTGTGTTCGTGTACCGACACTTCGCGGTCATGCGGAATCAATCACTATGACTTTTGATTCTCAGGTTGAAGCCAATGAAGCAAGGCAAATACTAAGCAAAGCGCCAAACATAGTAATTTTAGACAACCCGGATGAAGCGCTCTACCCTATGCCGGCTACATGTATAGACAGGAATGAAACATTTGTCGGACGTATCAGAAATGATTTGTTTTCAAATAATATGCTGCATATGTTTGTTGTTGCAGATAATTTAAGAGTAGGTGCTGCTACAAATGCTGTAAGAATTGCCCAAAAATGGATAGAAATGGAAGAAGGGGCCTAA
- a CDS encoding sigma-54-dependent transcriptional regulator has translation MKIAIVEDDINMRKSLEIAMSDYKEFEVKTFKNAKDALKGLDDSFDLVITDINMPGMDGIEFVKELNGRYEVIIMTGNATLSRAIESIHLGVKDFLLKPFDVDTLVDAIKREEVVQKVKKSVAKTKKTANDFLGSSQALKKVLAITDKASKTDASILLLGESGVGKEVFASYIHKNSPRAKKPFVAINMAAIPENLIESELFGFEKGAFTDAIEAKTGQFELANGGTLFLDEIGEMPYGVQAKLLRALQEKEVRRLGSSKAIKIDIRVISATNANLDEKIKNGEFREDLYYRLNTIPLNIPPLRERKDEILEIAEAMIAQNCQKYGFDVKTLSPEAKSELLSYNWPGNIRELLSVVERSVILSENNEIQKDELFLDVRK, from the coding sequence GTGAAAATAGCCATAGTAGAAGATGATATTAATATGCGTAAATCTCTTGAAATTGCTATGAGCGATTACAAAGAGTTTGAAGTAAAAACATTTAAAAATGCCAAAGATGCACTCAAAGGTCTTGATGATAGTTTTGATTTAGTCATTACAGATATCAATATGCCTGGTATGGACGGTATTGAATTTGTTAAAGAATTAAACGGCAGATATGAAGTCATTATAATGACCGGAAATGCAACACTCAGCCGGGCTATTGAATCTATACATTTAGGTGTCAAAGATTTTTTATTGAAGCCTTTTGATGTTGATACGCTGGTTGATGCAATCAAGCGTGAAGAAGTGGTGCAAAAAGTAAAAAAATCAGTAGCGAAAACAAAAAAAACAGCAAATGATTTTTTGGGTTCATCACAAGCACTCAAAAAAGTTTTAGCGATTACGGATAAAGCATCCAAAACAGATGCCAGCATTTTACTTCTTGGTGAAAGCGGTGTGGGAAAAGAGGTCTTTGCTTCTTATATACACAAAAATTCTCCAAGAGCCAAAAAACCATTTGTGGCTATCAATATGGCGGCAATTCCTGAAAACCTGATAGAGAGCGAACTTTTCGGTTTTGAAAAAGGTGCTTTTACCGATGCAATTGAAGCTAAAACCGGACAGTTTGAACTGGCAAACGGAGGCACTCTGTTTTTAGATGAAATAGGAGAGATGCCTTATGGTGTTCAGGCAAAACTTCTTCGGGCATTACAGGAAAAAGAAGTTCGCAGACTCGGCTCTTCAAAAGCTATAAAAATAGATATACGGGTTATTTCTGCCACAAATGCAAATTTGGATGAAAAAATAAAAAATGGAGAATTTAGGGAAGACTTGTACTACAGACTCAATACGATTCCGCTCAACATTCCGCCTTTAAGAGAAAGAAAAGACGAAATACTCGAAATAGCAGAGGCAATGATCGCACAGAACTGTCAAAAGTACGGTTTTGATGTTAAAACATTGTCGCCCGAAGCAAAAAGTGAACTTTTATCTTATAACTGGCCCGGAAATATCCGAGAACTTCTTTCAGTAGTTGAACGTTCTGTAATACTGAGTGAAAACAATGAAATTCAAAAAGATGAACTCTTTTTAGATGTCAGAAAATAA
- a CDS encoding LPP20 family lipoprotein, translated as MKYSVVLLTLLSVASFAADATIQKMQPEQTIAAPTETTIHVVCPHHTANKKKEPAVVQPSMPQTNAAVLAQDKPLLISVLGQGVAPMNTTSPAQAYALAKRAAVADAYRLIAEKVKGVRVDGQDLIKNMMVKRSTVRTSVDAMVRNANVVETTFKEGLCEVEMEITLSHSQFAQ; from the coding sequence ATGAAATACTCTGTAGTATTACTAACATTGCTGAGTGTTGCATCTTTTGCAGCTGATGCAACAATTCAAAAAATGCAACCTGAGCAAACAATTGCTGCACCCACTGAAACTACAATTCATGTAGTATGCCCTCATCATACTGCCAACAAGAAAAAAGAACCTGCAGTAGTACAACCAAGTATGCCGCAAACAAATGCTGCTGTTCTTGCACAAGACAAACCATTACTCATCAGTGTACTAGGACAAGGGGTTGCACCTATGAATACAACTTCACCGGCTCAAGCCTATGCATTGGCAAAGCGTGCCGCCGTTGCAGATGCATATAGACTTATCGCTGAAAAAGTCAAAGGTGTTAGAGTAGATGGCCAGGACCTCATTAAAAATATGATGGTAAAACGTTCTACTGTAAGAACATCAGTAGATGCAATGGTAAGAAATGCCAATGTAGTAGAAACAACTTTTAAAGAGGGATTATGCGAAGTAGAGATGGAAATCACACTTTCTCACTCTCAATTTGCACAATAA